A region from the Lycium barbarum isolate Lr01 chromosome 8, ASM1917538v2, whole genome shotgun sequence genome encodes:
- the LOC132607968 gene encoding uncharacterized protein LOC132607968: MTDNYKGWHKQLPCALLRYRTTARTPTGETPYLLVYDTEAVVPAKVKTPSLRIIQEAELDNAKWVRARYEQLSLVDEKRKVIVCHSQLYRQRMARAFNKRVRTQLFQIGQLVLKRFFPHQDNTKGSSLPTGKVLMWSAKYSPEEW; the protein is encoded by the coding sequence ATGACGGATAACTACAAAGGTTGGCACAAGCAATTGCCTTGTGCTTTACTGAGATACCGTACTACGGCCAGAACTCCAACAGGAGAAACTCCATACCTGCTGGTCTATGATACTGAAGCGGTTGTACCTGCCAAGGTCAAGACACCTTCCTTAAGGATCATCCAAGAAGCAGAATTAGATAATGCTAAATGGGTCCGGGCTCGATATGAGCAATTGTCTTTAGTTGACGAGAAAAGGAAGGTCATCGTATGTCACAGTCAACTATACCGACAAAGGATGGCAAGAGCCTTCAACAAACGAGTCAGAACTCAACTTTTCCAAATTGGACAGTTGGTGCTCAAAAGATTTTTCCCGCACCAAGATAATACAAAGGGAAGTTCGCTCCCAACTGGCAAGGTCCTTATGTGGTCCGCAAAGTACTCTCCGGAAGAGTGGTAG